The sequence below is a genomic window from Thermodesulfobacteriota bacterium.
CAGCTCATCGAGGCCCAGGGCTCCCGGGACCCGGCAGCCCTGTGCGAGACGATCCAATCCGCTGTGATGGAGTTTCAGAAGGGCGACCAGTTCGATGATATCACGCTGCTGGCGTGGCAACGGCAACCGTAAGCCACGGCAAGGGATCGTGAAGGCTCTGCAGCTTTCAGCCGCCCCAGGGGGACGGACGCGCCGGCCAGGGGCCCGGATGACCGCCCAGCTTCTGGCCGTCCTCGCGGCCCTGGCGCTGCTCGTCCTCGCGGGGCCGGGTCTGGCCCAGGCCGGCACCACCGCGCCTTGTGCGCCGGAGATCCAGGCGATCAAGGACCGGGGCGTGCTGCGGGTGGCCATGCCGGCCGAGGACCTGCCCTACTACTACTGCCGGGGTCCCCAGGGGGAGATGGAAGGGCACGAGGTGGATCTGGCCCGCGCCCTGGCCACGGACTTGGGGGTGGGCCTGGTGCTGGACCGGGCCGCCGAAAGCTACGAGCAGGTGGTGAGCCGCATCCGGGAGGAGCAGGCTGACCTGGGCATCTGCGTGCTGAGCAAGACCACGAGCCGGTCGCAGGAGGTGCTCATGAGCCGGCCGTACCTCCTGGTGCACCCGACGGTGGTGGTCAACCGCCTCCGCCTGGCGCAGCTGGGCGACGGCATCACCGGGCGCCAGGGCCTTGGCCGGCCAGGGGTGGAGATCGCGGCGCCCGACGGCACCTCGTACGTGGGCTATGCCCAGGCTGACTTCCCGGCAGCCCGCATCGTCACCCGGGACAGCGCCGATGTGTGCTGG
It includes:
- a CDS encoding transporter substrate-binding domain-containing protein: MTAQLLAVLAALALLVLAGPGLAQAGTTAPCAPEIQAIKDRGVLRVAMPAEDLPYYYCRGPQGEMEGHEVDLARALATDLGVGLVLDRAAESYEQVVSRIREEQADLGICVLSKTTSRSQEVLMSRPYLLVHPTVVVNRLRLAQLGDGITGRQGLGRPGVEIAAPDGTSYVGYAQADFPAARIVTRDSADVCWEEVVAGKVFAFYYDEIEIKSRLRRNPHLKIPLEIVAIQEVNDHIAVAVPPSRWSLLHYVNTFLDLNRPEVITPDAVMRRYRDPTQPEPPPAVSPAVREPGEGQQTWWVAGVATAGVVLLLLGRRRRPTQAAPAQPGWSGALGEALLSPRAVFAGIVAGALIGVFFRPLARTLQPL